Within the Nitrospiraceae bacterium genome, the region CCGGAATAGTTATGTCGACGCACTACACCCTGAAACCCTTTCCCCTTGGAGACGCCCACGACATCGACCCAATCACCTTTCTTGAACATTTCAACGGTGATCGCTTGCCCCACCGCGACATCCCCGAGTTTCTTGAATTCCCGGAGCCAACGGCTCGCTGGAGCCTGATTCTTCTTGAGGTGACCAAGCTCAGCCTTGGAGAGTTTCCGCTCCTTGATCTCCCCAAATGACAGCTGAACAGCCTCATACCCATCGCGCTCCTTCGTCTTGATCGACACGACGCGACAGGGACCAGCCTCGATGACCGTAACCGGCTCAAGCACGCTCTCGTCATACACCTGGGTCATCCCCAGTTTTTTACCAAGCAATCCGTTTGTCATTCGCTCACCGAAAGACTGAGAAAAGGCGAAGGTCGACCCAGGACGCTCACCTTAGCCCAGACCTTCCTCATAATTTGATTTCCACATCCACACCGGCCGCCAGATTCAGCTTCATCAGCGAATCCATGGTTTCCGGTGTTGGCTCCATAATGTCCAACAATCGCTTATGGGTCCGAATCTCGAATTGCTCGCGGGACTTCTTGTCCACGTGAGTCGATCGCTGGACGGTAAACCGCTCGATCTTCGTCGGAAGAGGAATCGGCCCAACCACTTTCGCCCCGCTTCGACGAACGGTCTCCACAATTTCGGCGACTGACTGATCGAGCACGCGGTAATCAAAACCGCGCAGCCTGATACGAATTCG harbors:
- the rplC gene encoding 50S ribosomal protein L3, producing MTNGLLGKKLGMTQVYDESVLEPVTVIEAGPCRVVSIKTKERDGYEAVQLSFGEIKERKLSKAELGHLKKNQAPASRWLREFKKLGDVAVGQAITVEMFKKGDWVDVVGVSKGKGFQGVVRRHNYSGGPESHGSMFHRAPGSIGASSFPSRVWKNKTLPGHMGAERVTVQRLKVIDSRPEENLLFVRGAVPGGENGLLVVRKSKKA
- the rpsJ gene encoding 30S ribosomal protein S10, with protein sequence MKVDQRIRIRLRGFDYRVLDQSVAEIVETVRRSGAKVVGPIPLPTKIERFTVQRSTHVDKKSREQFEIRTHKRLLDIMEPTPETMDSLMKLNLAAGVDVEIKL